A window of the Thalassospira indica genome harbors these coding sequences:
- the ssuD gene encoding FMNH2-dependent alkanesulfonate monooxygenase, whose protein sequence is MTHIEKNRQNADPLNFFWFIPTSGDGSYLGSLERQRPANFDYFKEIAQAADRLGYQGVLLPTGQGCEDSWITAAGLATVTEKLKFLVALRPGVTSPAYAARQTAALDRLSKGRLLLNVVVGGNPVELAGDGVFLAHDKRYEQAGEFLHIWRGLLAGHEVDFHGKHYRVEKGRINFPPVQQPHPPLYFGGSSEAAQDLAAETVELYLTWGEPVEQVAEKIEAVRKRANDRGRKVRFGLRIHLIVRETEDAAWAEAERLISKVSDEDIAKAQKRFLEQHDSVGQRRMAELHGGKRDRLIVGPNLWAGIGLLRPGAGTALVGDASTVAKRLHEYQSLGIDTVIASGYPHLEEAYTVSELLFPELGLSASGQHDLDPVGEFPASVEQRKLAVSTS, encoded by the coding sequence ATGACACATATTGAAAAAAACCGTCAGAACGCCGATCCGCTTAACTTCTTCTGGTTCATTCCGACAAGCGGAGATGGGTCTTACCTTGGTTCACTGGAACGTCAACGGCCAGCAAATTTCGATTATTTCAAGGAAATCGCGCAGGCTGCCGACCGGCTCGGTTATCAGGGTGTTCTATTGCCGACGGGTCAGGGATGCGAGGATTCCTGGATCACCGCGGCTGGCCTTGCAACCGTAACCGAGAAACTCAAATTCCTGGTTGCCCTGCGCCCCGGCGTAACCTCGCCAGCCTACGCGGCACGCCAGACCGCTGCCCTTGATCGGCTCAGCAAAGGGCGTCTGCTTCTGAATGTCGTTGTCGGGGGCAATCCGGTCGAACTGGCCGGAGACGGTGTTTTTCTCGCGCATGACAAACGGTATGAGCAGGCCGGGGAATTTCTGCATATATGGCGTGGGTTGCTGGCCGGGCACGAGGTCGATTTCCATGGCAAGCATTATCGCGTCGAAAAAGGCCGGATCAATTTCCCTCCGGTACAGCAGCCCCATCCGCCGCTTTATTTCGGTGGATCTTCGGAGGCCGCACAGGATCTGGCAGCAGAGACAGTGGAGCTGTATCTGACGTGGGGAGAACCCGTCGAACAGGTTGCCGAGAAAATCGAAGCCGTGCGCAAACGTGCAAATGACCGAGGTCGCAAAGTTCGCTTTGGGCTTCGTATTCATCTGATCGTTCGCGAAACCGAAGACGCAGCCTGGGCCGAAGCCGAACGCCTGATCAGCAAAGTCTCGGATGAAGATATTGCCAAAGCGCAGAAACGGTTCCTTGAACAACATGACTCTGTCGGTCAGCGTCGCATGGCGGAACTGCATGGTGGCAAACGTGATCGCCTGATTGTGGGACCCAATCTTTGGGCCGGTATCGGCCTGCTGCGACCCGGGGCGGGCACCGCACTTGTCGGGGATGCATCCACCGTTGCCAAGCGACTACACGAATACCAGTCGCTTGGGATCGATACCGTTATCGCATCGGGTTACCCGCACCTTGAAGAAGCCTATACCGTTTCCGAGCTTCTTTTCCCTGAACTCGGCCTTTCGGCGTCAGGACAGCACGACCTTGACCCTGTCGGAGAATTTCCGGCTTCGGTCGAGCAGCGCAAGCTCGCCGTCAGCACATCATGA
- a CDS encoding ArdC family protein: protein MTAYNRKTGKHIRSNLYQDITDKIIAQLEQGTFPWVQPWGSPATNASLGLPQNATTEHNYSGINVLILWGAVFEAGYSSQSWLTFRQALKLGGTVRKGERGVTVVYASRFIPREGKKSGQFAPDTSKNPRAIPFLKRFMVFNLDQCDGLPEQVTAQSVPPDTSLIEPKAEELIRASGIDFRIGGRRAFYSPEDDYVRVPPPQAYFEPINWHRTALHECSHATGHKTRLNRDQSGSFSSKKYAFEELVAEMSAAFLCASLGIVPTVRHADYLASWLQVLREDNRAIVRAASQASKSADYLLARLNTVTEAGSKEAASCA from the coding sequence ATGACAGCTTATAATCGCAAAACGGGAAAACATATCCGCTCCAACCTCTATCAGGACATTACAGATAAAATCATCGCCCAGCTTGAACAGGGAACCTTTCCCTGGGTTCAACCCTGGGGCAGTCCAGCGACAAATGCCTCTCTCGGATTGCCGCAAAATGCCACGACCGAACACAACTATTCCGGCATCAATGTCCTGATCCTCTGGGGGGCAGTGTTCGAAGCCGGGTATTCATCGCAAAGCTGGCTGACCTTCCGACAGGCACTCAAGCTTGGCGGCACTGTGCGCAAGGGTGAACGCGGTGTCACGGTTGTCTATGCCAGCCGGTTTATTCCGCGGGAGGGCAAGAAGTCGGGGCAGTTCGCCCCGGATACCAGCAAGAATCCACGGGCCATCCCGTTCCTCAAACGTTTCATGGTCTTCAATCTCGACCAGTGCGACGGTTTGCCGGAACAAGTAACCGCACAGTCGGTTCCGCCCGATACAAGCCTAATCGAGCCGAAGGCCGAGGAACTGATTCGGGCATCGGGTATTGATTTCCGGATCGGTGGACGCCGGGCTTTTTATAGCCCTGAGGACGATTATGTCCGGGTGCCGCCACCCCAGGCCTATTTCGAGCCGATCAACTGGCATCGCACAGCCCTGCATGAATGCAGTCATGCCACCGGCCATAAAACCCGCCTTAACCGCGATCAAAGCGGATCATTTAGCTCGAAGAAATACGCGTTCGAGGAACTGGTCGCAGAAATGTCAGCGGCATTTCTTTGTGCTTCACTCGGTATCGTTCCGACTGTCCGGCATGCCGATTATCTCGCCTCGTGGCTCCAGGTCCTGCGCGAGGATAATCGCGCGATCGTGCGTGCCGCCAGCCAAGCGTCAAAATCTGCCGACTATCTCTTGGCGAGGCTCAATACCGTAACCGAAGCCGGATCAAAGGAGGCGGCATCATGCGCATGA
- a CDS encoding sulfonate ABC transporter substrate-binding protein: protein MKLRNVISRTIIPAIVAVVGFPVNAMAEDALTEFRIGYQKNGTLVVARQQQKIETALEEKGISVKWVEFSSGPPLLEAVNVGSIDFGTTGDTPPIFAQAAGANIVYVATQPSPGTGSAILVHQDSEIQTLSDLKGKKVGFTKGSSANNLTVEALIKGGLTYDDIEPVYLSPADAAAAFVRKSIDAWTIWDPYYAIAETKQNARVLTTGEPIVATNSFLLANGDFARKHPDTVSRVIAALSEAANWAEANRDKVAEALAEVTGVDLQSQARAAERASFGIYPITQDIIKTQQTIADRFYEIGLIPKKITIRDAIWNAPQS from the coding sequence ATGAAACTGCGAAATGTAATATCCCGGACAATTATCCCGGCCATCGTTGCTGTCGTCGGGTTCCCCGTAAATGCCATGGCAGAAGATGCCCTGACCGAGTTCCGTATCGGGTATCAGAAAAACGGCACCCTTGTGGTTGCCCGCCAGCAGCAGAAGATTGAAACCGCGCTGGAAGAAAAAGGCATTTCCGTAAAGTGGGTCGAGTTTTCGTCCGGCCCGCCACTGCTTGAAGCAGTCAATGTCGGCAGCATTGATTTCGGTACGACCGGCGATACCCCGCCGATCTTCGCCCAGGCCGCGGGTGCCAACATCGTCTATGTTGCCACCCAGCCGTCTCCGGGTACCGGCTCGGCAATACTTGTGCATCAGGATTCCGAAATTCAGACCCTTTCCGATCTCAAGGGAAAGAAGGTCGGTTTCACCAAAGGATCAAGTGCCAACAATCTGACGGTCGAGGCCCTGATCAAAGGTGGTCTGACTTACGATGACATCGAACCGGTATATCTCAGCCCGGCAGATGCCGCTGCGGCTTTTGTTCGCAAAAGCATCGATGCGTGGACAATCTGGGATCCCTATTATGCCATCGCTGAAACCAAACAGAATGCAAGGGTTCTGACCACCGGCGAACCAATTGTCGCCACCAACAGCTTTTTGCTGGCTAACGGCGATTTCGCACGAAAGCACCCTGACACGGTTTCCCGTGTCATTGCCGCTCTTTCCGAAGCGGCAAACTGGGCTGAAGCCAACCGCGACAAGGTTGCAGAAGCACTCGCCGAAGTCACTGGCGTCGACTTGCAATCGCAAGCCCGCGCGGCAGAGCGGGCATCTTTCGGCATTTATCCGATCACCCAAGACATCATCAAGACCCAGCAAACCATCGCGGACCGTTTTTACGAGATCGGTCTGATCCCGAAAAAAATTACCATCCGCGATGCGATCTGGAATGCACCGCAATCCTGA
- a CDS encoding helix-turn-helix domain-containing protein, which yields MVDTEIWDFGSGIPTKHLRFLHHKTIGELFICRCDISTCDGLILGTAQPCVALHEGDPTLLRYNSARRNYRLKVRCGHIHISNANSLAELSWSTPQRILVVAMSTKFIEENVASAFSGNIPSLPSRLAIRNDWLLELLLYMRKSLGEPAHCDSACLELLGASLVIKLYEIFGKKRLYQPSIITGGLGSVREKNIKVFIEHHLTENIRLNDLANAVDLSTDYFRKAFKQSFGKSPWRYIRERRISQAKEMLIKHDQSITEIALNLQFSSHSHFTDIFHQITGISPSKFRDHNSR from the coding sequence ATGGTCGACACTGAAATTTGGGATTTCGGCTCAGGAATCCCCACCAAACATCTAAGGTTCCTTCATCACAAAACCATTGGAGAGCTATTTATCTGTCGTTGTGATATCTCCACTTGCGACGGACTCATTCTTGGCACAGCCCAACCCTGTGTTGCACTCCATGAGGGAGACCCTACCCTTTTACGCTACAATTCTGCCCGGAGGAATTATCGTCTCAAGGTTCGATGCGGTCACATCCACATCAGTAATGCAAACTCTCTTGCAGAACTCAGCTGGTCAACACCACAAAGAATATTGGTTGTGGCAATGAGCACCAAGTTTATTGAAGAAAATGTGGCTTCTGCCTTTTCCGGCAATATTCCCTCATTGCCATCGCGCTTGGCCATTCGAAACGACTGGCTTCTCGAATTACTGTTGTATATGCGGAAATCTCTCGGAGAACCGGCTCACTGCGATAGTGCGTGCCTCGAACTATTAGGGGCATCGCTGGTTATCAAGTTATACGAGATATTCGGAAAGAAACGCCTATATCAACCTTCTATCATTACGGGAGGGCTTGGTTCTGTGCGTGAGAAGAACATTAAAGTTTTTATAGAACATCATCTGACTGAAAACATTCGACTGAATGATCTTGCTAACGCGGTTGATCTGAGCACTGATTACTTCAGGAAGGCATTCAAACAGAGTTTTGGTAAGTCACCCTGGCGCTATATCCGGGAAAGACGGATAAGTCAGGCTAAAGAAATGCTGATAAAGCACGATCAATCAATCACAGAAATTGCCCTGAACCTTCAGTTCTCAAGCCATTCGCACTTTACGGATATCTTTCATCAGATAACGGGAATCTCTCCTTCAAAGTTCAGAGATCACAACAGCAGATGA
- the chrA gene encoding chromate efflux transporter — MKVWARIGLLSFGGPAAQISLMHREVVDERGWLTEKQYLDALGFCMLLPGPEAMQLATYAGWKLHGTVGGLAAGLLFIIPGTLVILALSIVYALFGNQPVTTALFLGVKAAVVIIVLEALLRISRRALRHRENWVVAGLAYIAISAFAVPFPLIVVCAALYGVAVTSAGHAPKADHDSTPSTLSFSGTLQTIVIWGLIWWTPVLAAFGLSQSAVLPELGMFFSKLAVVTFGGAYAVLAYMAQDVVNSFGWLLPGEMMDGLGLAETTPGPLILVTEFVGFLAAYREGGMISGLLGAALTVWVTFAPCFLWIFAGAPYIDWIASRPRLKNALAMITSAVVGVILNLAIWFALHVFFKNVSTYEAGIFNFWLPEMASIDLLAVGISALCGIMLLGFHWGIVRVLLIAAVGALALAFFNF, encoded by the coding sequence TTGAAAGTCTGGGCGCGCATAGGCCTTTTGTCTTTCGGGGGACCTGCCGCGCAAATATCGCTCATGCATCGCGAGGTCGTTGATGAGCGTGGCTGGCTGACAGAAAAACAGTATCTCGATGCGCTGGGTTTTTGCATGTTGCTTCCCGGTCCCGAAGCCATGCAGCTTGCTACCTACGCAGGCTGGAAACTGCATGGAACAGTTGGCGGACTGGCAGCAGGGCTTCTATTTATCATTCCGGGCACCCTTGTCATTCTTGCTCTTTCCATTGTTTATGCGCTGTTTGGCAACCAGCCGGTTACAACGGCACTGTTCCTTGGTGTGAAAGCCGCCGTGGTGATTATTGTGCTCGAAGCATTGCTGCGCATTTCGCGGCGTGCCTTGCGGCACAGAGAAAACTGGGTAGTTGCTGGGCTGGCCTATATTGCCATTTCGGCTTTTGCCGTTCCCTTTCCGCTGATTGTAGTGTGTGCAGCCCTTTACGGGGTTGCTGTTACTTCAGCCGGTCATGCCCCCAAAGCGGACCACGATAGCACGCCATCCACCCTGTCGTTTTCGGGAACACTGCAGACCATCGTGATTTGGGGGCTGATCTGGTGGACTCCGGTTTTGGCAGCCTTTGGGCTCAGCCAATCGGCGGTTTTGCCTGAGCTCGGGATGTTTTTCTCCAAACTGGCTGTTGTAACCTTTGGTGGAGCCTATGCGGTTCTCGCCTATATGGCACAGGATGTGGTGAATAGTTTTGGCTGGCTGTTGCCCGGTGAAATGATGGACGGGCTTGGCCTAGCGGAAACAACGCCGGGGCCGCTTATTCTGGTGACAGAATTTGTCGGGTTCCTGGCTGCCTATCGTGAAGGTGGGATGATTTCCGGGCTTCTCGGGGCTGCTCTTACGGTCTGGGTTACCTTCGCTCCCTGCTTTCTCTGGATATTCGCTGGCGCCCCTTATATCGACTGGATCGCATCCCGGCCGAGGCTTAAAAATGCGCTTGCCATGATCACATCTGCGGTCGTTGGGGTTATCCTAAACCTCGCGATCTGGTTCGCACTTCATGTATTCTTTAAGAATGTGTCGACATATGAAGCCGGAATTTTCAATTTCTGGCTACCTGAAATGGCGTCAATTGATCTACTCGCAGTTGGAATTTCAGCTTTGTGCGGCATTATGTTGCTGGGTTTTCATTGGGGGATCGTCAGGGTTCTGCTGATTGCCGCCGTAGGGGCGCTTGCGTTGGCATTTTTCAATTTCTAG
- a CDS encoding SLC13 family permease translates to MQMDWASLEIIFVLALVAVVFFGFIREKLPPDIVALGAMGLLLLTGILSTNDALSVFSNSAPITVAAMFVLSAALERTGSIDGMGRLMTRFAGKSPLFAVLALMISVMFLSAFINNTPVVVILTPVVISLAQTMGTAPSKLLIPLSFASIFGGTTTLIGTSTNILVDGVAQSKGLEPFGIFEITAAGICMGLVGIIYLALTSRWLLPVRDTLANLLPTNKERHFLAEVLVPIDSPLIGKPMREAGFTESRGFRVIDLVRKDVSMRRILRETLLETKLEAGDRLIIRSRVGDMLGLREAGDVDFLKQNGAHAFEPIAAQETTIMEGVVGPQSRVVGRRISELGLRRMYGAYILAVHRQGENIGNDFEQARLKIGDTVLIEATPANFRRLFDNQELINLSQPSERPFRRNKAPIAILAVFLVMALAAFEVLPIAALAIIAATAVVALGCLEPDEAYGSIRWNILMLIFGMLALGIAMDKTGAAKLIVENFAILVGGLGPIAVLSGLYLITSILTEMMSNNAAAILLTPIAIGLAEQLGIDPRPFVVAVMFAASASFATPIGYQTNTFVYNAGGYKFMDFVRVGVPLNLLFWATATFIIPIFWPLQ, encoded by the coding sequence ATGCAAATGGATTGGGCTTCGCTGGAAATCATCTTTGTGCTGGCTCTGGTGGCAGTCGTTTTCTTCGGATTCATCCGCGAAAAACTGCCTCCGGATATTGTCGCATTGGGTGCCATGGGCCTTCTGCTGCTGACAGGTATCCTTTCCACGAACGACGCGCTGAGCGTGTTCAGCAACAGTGCTCCAATCACAGTTGCTGCCATGTTTGTCCTCAGTGCTGCGCTGGAACGGACAGGCAGTATTGATGGCATGGGGCGCCTGATGACCCGCTTTGCCGGGAAATCCCCATTGTTTGCTGTGCTTGCCCTGATGATCTCGGTAATGTTTTTGTCTGCCTTCATCAACAATACCCCGGTTGTTGTTATTCTGACTCCGGTCGTGATCTCGCTTGCACAAACGATGGGAACCGCACCATCAAAGCTTCTGATCCCTCTGTCTTTTGCCAGCATCTTCGGTGGCACGACGACACTGATCGGCACGTCAACCAACATTCTGGTTGACGGCGTGGCCCAGTCCAAAGGCTTGGAACCTTTCGGAATCTTTGAAATCACAGCTGCCGGAATCTGTATGGGCCTGGTCGGCATCATCTATCTCGCATTAACATCACGCTGGCTGCTGCCGGTGCGTGATACACTTGCCAATCTGCTCCCCACGAATAAAGAACGCCATTTCCTTGCAGAGGTACTGGTCCCGATTGATTCCCCCCTGATCGGCAAACCGATGCGTGAAGCCGGTTTCACCGAAAGCCGCGGCTTTCGGGTAATCGATCTGGTTCGCAAGGATGTCAGTATGCGGCGCATCCTGCGCGAAACCCTGCTCGAAACAAAGCTGGAAGCCGGGGATCGGCTGATCATCCGCAGCCGCGTCGGGGATATGCTGGGATTGCGAGAGGCCGGAGACGTTGACTTCCTGAAGCAGAATGGTGCTCACGCTTTCGAGCCGATTGCCGCCCAGGAAACGACAATCATGGAGGGCGTTGTAGGGCCACAATCGCGCGTCGTCGGTCGGCGTATCTCAGAGCTTGGGCTTCGGAGAATGTATGGGGCGTATATTCTCGCTGTACACCGGCAGGGGGAAAATATCGGTAATGATTTCGAGCAGGCCAGGCTGAAAATCGGCGATACCGTTCTGATCGAAGCAACACCTGCAAATTTCCGACGTCTGTTCGACAATCAGGAATTGATCAACCTCTCCCAGCCAAGCGAGCGCCCGTTTCGACGCAACAAGGCACCGATCGCCATTCTCGCTGTATTTCTGGTCATGGCCCTGGCAGCGTTCGAGGTCCTACCTATTGCCGCGCTGGCAATCATCGCAGCAACCGCTGTCGTTGCACTCGGCTGTCTTGAACCGGACGAAGCTTACGGTTCCATCCGGTGGAATATTCTTATGCTGATTTTTGGCATGCTTGCCCTTGGCATTGCGATGGACAAAACCGGTGCCGCCAAGCTGATTGTGGAAAACTTTGCCATTCTTGTCGGTGGCCTTGGTCCGATTGCCGTTTTATCCGGGTTGTATCTCATTACCTCAATCCTGACCGAGATGATGAGCAACAATGCAGCGGCTATTTTGCTGACCCCGATTGCGATCGGCCTTGCCGAACAGCTTGGTATTGATCCCCGCCCGTTTGTCGTCGCCGTCATGTTTGCAGCCAGTGCGAGCTTTGCAACGCCGATTGGCTATCAGACCAACACCTTCGTCTATAATGCGGGTGGTTACAAATTTATGGATTTCGTCCGCGTTGGGGTACCGCTGAACCTTTTGTTCTGGGCGACTGCCACCTTTATCATTCCAATCTTCTGGCCGCTCCAGTAA
- a CDS encoding NAD(P)H-dependent oxidoreductase — MSTTTIIGISGNINRPSKTSMLVNVILDEIAHRHLGQTDFYDLLDAAPGSFDPGTPYGTPNHLVDAIEQADMLVVGTPVFKGGYTGLLKHVFDLVHPDALRGKPVILSATGGSNRHALVIEHHLRPLFAFFGALTVPTGIYMSASDLIETEADVRKKLGARIETAVSQLSAWQPQAIRQVSVVA, encoded by the coding sequence ATGTCGACCACAACAATCATCGGCATCAGCGGCAACATCAATCGACCATCCAAAACCAGCATGCTGGTCAATGTCATTCTTGATGAAATCGCCCACAGGCATCTGGGGCAAACCGATTTTTATGACTTGCTTGATGCAGCCCCGGGTTCATTTGATCCCGGCACCCCCTATGGCACACCGAACCATCTGGTCGATGCCATTGAACAGGCTGACATGCTGGTCGTGGGTACACCTGTTTTCAAAGGCGGGTATACCGGTCTTCTGAAGCATGTTTTCGATCTGGTGCATCCCGATGCACTCCGCGGTAAGCCGGTCATTCTGAGCGCTACAGGCGGGTCAAATCGTCATGCCCTTGTCATCGAACATCATTTGCGTCCGCTTTTCGCATTTTTCGGTGCCCTGACGGTTCCAACCGGCATCTATATGTCAGCCTCCGATCTGATTGAAACCGAGGCTGATGTCCGCAAAAAACTTGGCGCACGAATTGAAACCGCCGTTTCCCAGCTTTCCGCATGGCAACCGCAAGCGATCCGACAAGTCTCTGTCGTCGCCTAA
- the ssuC gene encoding aliphatic sulfonate ABC transporter permease SsuC — protein sequence MRTILLTKARPWILPVLLVAAWQAAASAGLIPPYILPAPSAVLGAASGLIASGELFDHLLVSSARALGGFVIGATIGFAFGFLNGVSKTSEEYLDTTLQMIRNVPHLALIPLVILWFGIEEQSKLFLVALGVFFPIYINTFHGIRTVDRQLIEMGRIYGLSSRQLFWRVILPGALPSIFVGVRYALGIMWLTLIVAETIAASSGLGYMAMQAREFLLVDVVVLGITIYALLGKLADTAARLLERHYLAWHPSFQVH from the coding sequence GTGAGAACGATTTTGCTGACCAAAGCCCGCCCCTGGATTCTTCCGGTTCTGCTTGTCGCCGCCTGGCAGGCGGCGGCAAGTGCCGGGCTTATTCCACCCTATATTTTACCCGCTCCAAGCGCGGTTCTCGGCGCAGCATCCGGTCTGATCGCATCCGGCGAGTTGTTTGATCATCTGCTGGTCAGCTCCGCCCGCGCTCTTGGCGGTTTTGTGATCGGTGCCACCATCGGCTTTGCCTTCGGTTTTCTGAACGGCGTTTCAAAAACCAGTGAGGAATATCTCGATACAACCCTGCAAATGATCAGGAATGTTCCGCATCTCGCCCTGATTCCGCTGGTCATCCTGTGGTTCGGGATCGAGGAACAATCAAAGTTGTTCCTTGTCGCACTTGGCGTATTTTTTCCGATTTATATCAATACGTTCCACGGTATCCGCACAGTTGATCGCCAGTTGATTGAAATGGGGCGCATTTACGGACTGTCATCAAGGCAATTGTTCTGGCGGGTCATCCTGCCGGGCGCATTACCATCAATCTTCGTTGGTGTGCGCTATGCACTTGGCATCATGTGGCTGACGCTGATCGTGGCAGAAACCATCGCGGCGTCTTCGGGTCTTGGCTATATGGCAATGCAGGCCAGAGAGTTTCTGCTGGTGGATGTCGTCGTACTCGGCATCACGATATATGCCCTGCTTGGAAAACTGGCGGATACCGCCGCACGCCTGCTTGAACGCCATTACCTCGCCTGGCATCCATCCTTTCAAGTTCATTAG
- a CDS encoding thermonuclease family protein, with protein MRMIVSVKYAVMALAVIAGGLAITPLFETDHHRGPAEVIDADTLQIKDIRYRLYGVDAVEARQTCRKPDGTAWPCGQQAIAALSDFLQGREVDCEVWQGDLRDPYDRLIAICHTGADDLAEWLVKNGWAVADPDANRLYNYTAVERTAKFLGKGIWSGGFDLPQDWRTLQTGKE; from the coding sequence ATGCGCATGATCGTTTCTGTCAAATATGCGGTCATGGCCCTTGCTGTGATCGCCGGAGGGCTCGCCATCACACCACTGTTTGAGACGGACCATCATAGAGGACCCGCCGAAGTGATCGATGCGGACACCCTGCAAATCAAGGATATCCGCTATCGTCTCTATGGTGTCGATGCGGTGGAAGCCAGACAGACGTGCCGCAAACCGGATGGAACGGCGTGGCCCTGCGGTCAGCAGGCGATAGCGGCACTCTCCGATTTTCTGCAGGGCAGGGAGGTCGACTGCGAGGTCTGGCAGGGTGATCTTCGTGATCCCTATGATCGTCTGATCGCAATATGCCATACCGGCGCTGACGATCTGGCCGAATGGCTGGTCAAAAACGGTTGGGCGGTGGCAGATCCGGATGCCAACCGGCTTTACAATTACACAGCAGTAGAGCGCACCGCGAAGTTCCTTGGCAAGGGGATCTGGTCGGGCGGTTTTGACCTGCCGCAGGACTGGCGGACCCTTCAAACAGGAAAAGAGTGA
- a CDS encoding DUF2285 domain-containing protein, with protein sequence MSCFADGKADTVIWSPKSNPFVLVAHAIHIPREGDIDLLDISRFGASATLFIAQDHRQHLLLSDQYRHLQIMIAEGTLLEGPVRLRFIVSGMKRLKEQALALQRFCALYRTGQFPNALYPAERRAPRWKMMLQAWDGRQAGASHREIAEVLYGHQIVAEDWSAGFLRTRVQRLLRGADGLVHGGYLDILQGGSGLSGRRSAGQEPERANNSATGLSGQEKGF encoded by the coding sequence ATGTCATGTTTTGCCGACGGGAAGGCCGATACCGTCATCTGGTCACCGAAGAGCAATCCCTTCGTTCTGGTGGCGCATGCAATTCATATCCCGAGAGAGGGCGACATCGACCTTCTCGACATTTCCAGGTTTGGTGCCTCAGCCACTCTTTTTATTGCGCAAGACCATCGTCAGCATTTGCTGCTGAGCGACCAATACCGTCATCTTCAAATAATGATTGCCGAAGGTACCCTTCTCGAGGGACCAGTCCGTTTGCGATTTATCGTTTCCGGTATGAAGCGCCTGAAAGAACAGGCGCTCGCCTTGCAAAGGTTTTGCGCTCTCTATCGCACCGGACAATTTCCAAACGCCCTGTATCCCGCCGAACGACGTGCGCCGCGCTGGAAAATGATGCTTCAGGCCTGGGACGGGCGGCAGGCTGGTGCCTCTCACCGGGAAATCGCCGAAGTGCTTTATGGTCACCAGATCGTTGCCGAAGACTGGTCTGCTGGTTTTCTGAGGACTCGTGTGCAACGTCTGCTGCGCGGTGCCGACGGGCTGGTTCATGGCGGGTATCTCGACATCCTGCAGGGTGGGAGCGGGCTGTCAGGCAGGAGGTCAGCCGGTCAAGAGCCAGAGAGGGCAAACAACTCTGCGACAGGTTTGTCAGGTCAAGAGAAAGGCTTTTGA